One genomic segment of Amycolatopsis granulosa includes these proteins:
- a CDS encoding YceI family protein, translating to MFSRLRRRAGRQGEPVTFAAGAGLVSARLRDEAGNPLAGVEMVLRHRRSPRVFRAVSDDYGLAVVTAATGTYQVTLTTGGYRETMHTVDVASGEHTALGDVGLVPDASIRLPGPGRWVIDPDHTSIRFVARHIGLSRVHGRFTRFHGSIHVGERIEDSSIEVVIDAASIDTAAEKRDEHLRSPDFLDVERFPKIHFHSDRAQRVAGDRWRIDGTLNLRGASRGVRLDATYLGLRSWNGDRLGAVAKAELHREDFTMNWQQTLAKGLVVVGSTVELRFDVQAVQGA from the coding sequence ATGTTCAGCCGCCTGCGTCGCCGTGCCGGCCGCCAGGGTGAGCCGGTCACGTTCGCGGCCGGCGCCGGTCTGGTGAGCGCCCGGCTGCGGGACGAGGCGGGCAACCCGCTGGCCGGTGTCGAGATGGTCCTCCGCCACCGGCGCAGCCCGCGCGTCTTCCGGGCCGTGTCCGACGACTACGGCCTCGCGGTCGTCACGGCGGCTACGGGGACCTACCAGGTCACGCTCACCACGGGCGGCTACCGCGAAACGATGCACACGGTCGACGTCGCGAGCGGGGAACACACCGCGCTCGGCGACGTCGGGCTGGTCCCCGACGCGAGCATCCGCCTGCCGGGGCCCGGCCGGTGGGTGATCGACCCCGATCACACGTCGATCCGCTTCGTCGCGCGGCACATCGGGCTGTCCCGCGTCCACGGCCGGTTCACCCGGTTCCACGGCAGCATCCACGTCGGCGAGCGGATCGAGGACTCGTCCATCGAGGTCGTCATCGACGCGGCCAGCATCGACACCGCCGCCGAGAAGCGGGACGAGCACCTGCGCTCGCCCGATTTCCTGGACGTCGAGCGGTTCCCGAAGATCCACTTCCACAGCGACCGCGCCCAGCGGGTGGCCGGTGACCGGTGGCGGATCGACGGCACGCTCAACCTGCGCGGGGCGAGCCGGGGCGTGCGCCTGGACGCCACCTACCTCGGGCTCCGGTCCTGGAACGGCGACCGCCTCGGCGCCGTCGCCAAGGCCGAGCTGCATCGCGAGGACTTCACCATGAACTGGCAGCAGACGCTGGCGAAGGGCCTGGTCGTGGTCGGTTCGACGGTCGAACTCCGCTTCGACGTCCAGGCCGTTCAAGGGGCCTAG
- the rsgA gene encoding ribosome small subunit-dependent GTPase A — protein MDYGWDEAREHAFAPHRDAGLVPARIVRSERGSCEAVTDAGFVRAEIPGTAGGPLSPPCAGDWAALHPATTTHGPVLHAVLERRTALVRSTASRTSRGQVLAANIDTVVVTVSLGTALKHGRTERMLALAWESGAQPVVVLTKADQCADVQLAAAEVSEVAPGAEVVVTSAVTGLGLAALRTVLNGTIVLLGPSGAGKSTLGNQLLGEDRLATGAVRDVDGKGRHTTAWRELVPLPGGGVLLDTPGLRAIGLHDAQDGLEQTFAEIEDLAQSCRFTDCAHVSEPGCAVLAAVAAGKVPQRRLDSYRQLLRENAYAASRTDAQLRADREAAKKDITRHLRATYQFRERQQ, from the coding sequence GTGGATTACGGCTGGGACGAGGCGCGCGAGCACGCCTTCGCGCCTCATCGCGATGCCGGACTGGTGCCGGCCCGCATCGTGCGATCCGAACGGGGCTCGTGCGAAGCGGTCACCGACGCCGGATTCGTCCGTGCGGAGATCCCCGGTACCGCCGGGGGTCCGTTGTCGCCGCCGTGCGCCGGTGACTGGGCTGCCCTGCATCCGGCCACCACCACGCACGGGCCGGTGCTGCACGCGGTGCTGGAACGCCGCACCGCCCTGGTGCGATCCACCGCGTCGCGGACCTCCCGTGGCCAGGTCCTGGCCGCCAACATCGACACGGTCGTGGTGACGGTGTCGCTGGGCACCGCGCTGAAGCACGGCAGGACCGAACGCATGCTCGCCCTGGCCTGGGAGAGCGGCGCCCAGCCGGTCGTGGTGCTCACCAAGGCCGATCAGTGCGCCGACGTGCAGCTGGCCGCGGCCGAGGTGTCCGAAGTGGCACCAGGCGCCGAGGTTGTGGTCACCAGCGCGGTGACCGGGCTGGGTCTGGCAGCCCTGAGGACCGTCCTGAACGGCACCATCGTGCTCCTGGGCCCTTCCGGAGCGGGTAAGTCCACGCTGGGCAACCAGCTGCTGGGCGAGGACCGGCTGGCGACGGGCGCCGTGCGCGACGTGGACGGCAAGGGGCGGCACACGACCGCATGGCGGGAGTTGGTTCCGCTGCCCGGCGGCGGGGTCCTCCTGGACACCCCTGGTCTGCGCGCGATCGGCCTGCACGACGCCCAGGACGGGCTGGAGCAGACCTTCGCCGAGATCGAAGACCTCGCACAGAGCTGCCGGTTCACGGACTGCGCACACGTGAGCGAACCCGGCTGTGCGGTGCTGGCCGCAGTCGCGGCAGGCAAGGTTCCGCAGCGCCGTCTGGACAGCTACCGCCAGCTGTTGAGGGAGAACGCCTACGCCGCTTCCCGCACCGACGCCCAGCTGCGCGCCGACCGCGAGGCGGCGAAGAAGGACATCACGCGGCACCTGCGTGCCACGTACCAGTTCCGGGAGCGCCAGCAATGA
- a CDS encoding redoxin family protein, with protein sequence MQIGELARRAGVTTKAVRYYESLGLLTPARRANGYRDYDEHDVRLAQEIRALSSLGIPVERTRPFLECLVAGHTHGDDCPASLAGYRDAIRELTQRIEGLTARRAKLIAHLQVAAHRNSGVSPADEGMDLMTDYTNLPADLPVPEDDGAAAHLPGMKLPELALLGTGGETIRLDELGAGRTVVYIYPLTGRPGVDLPEGWDAIPGARGCTPEACGFRDHHQDLLAAGAVAVFGLSTQDSEYQREVVERLHLPFPMLSDPDRSLARALDLPTFEAGGMTLYKRLTLIIRDGVIEHVFYPIFPPGEHASQVLSWLRDNPRQASPLAG encoded by the coding sequence ATGCAGATCGGTGAGCTGGCGCGGCGGGCGGGTGTCACGACCAAAGCGGTGCGGTACTACGAATCGCTGGGATTGCTCACGCCCGCGCGACGGGCAAACGGCTACCGGGACTACGACGAGCACGACGTCCGGCTGGCGCAGGAGATCCGCGCGCTCAGCAGTCTCGGAATCCCGGTGGAGCGCACCCGCCCGTTCCTCGAGTGCCTGGTGGCCGGCCACACGCACGGGGACGACTGCCCGGCGTCGCTGGCGGGCTATCGGGACGCGATCCGTGAGCTCACACAGCGGATCGAGGGGCTCACGGCCCGCCGGGCGAAGCTGATCGCGCATCTGCAGGTGGCCGCGCACCGCAACAGCGGCGTCTCACCAGCCGACGAAGGGATGGACCTGATGACCGACTACACGAACCTGCCGGCTGACCTGCCCGTGCCCGAAGACGACGGTGCGGCCGCCCACCTGCCCGGGATGAAGCTGCCGGAGCTGGCACTGCTCGGCACCGGCGGCGAGACGATCCGCCTCGACGAGCTCGGGGCCGGCCGCACGGTGGTCTACATCTACCCGCTCACCGGCCGGCCGGGTGTCGACCTGCCCGAGGGCTGGGACGCGATCCCGGGAGCGCGCGGCTGCACCCCCGAGGCCTGCGGATTCCGTGACCACCACCAGGACCTGCTGGCCGCCGGCGCGGTCGCCGTGTTCGGCTTGTCCACTCAGGACAGCGAATACCAGCGTGAGGTCGTCGAACGGCTCCACCTGCCGTTCCCGATGCTGTCCGATCCGGACCGGAGCCTGGCCCGCGCGCTCGACCTGCCCACCTTCGAGGCCGGTGGGATGACGCTCTACAAGCGGCTGACGCTGATCATCCGCGACGGCGTGATCGAGCACGTCTTCTACCCGATCTTCCCGCCCGGCGAGCACGCGAGCCAGGTGCTGAGCTGGCTGCGGGACAACCCCCGGCAGGCTTCGCCTCTCGCCGGGTGA
- a CDS encoding N-acetyltransferase translates to MNDTGMPDHAPGTDLDAAHLHPYSTTANGTMTTWIARPETADDIPAIREIVLAAFPTAAEAAIVDALRADLDAWIDGLSIVTAAPDGTPVGYALLTRCHVDGHPALTLGPCAVLPSAQRGGAGSAAIRAALAAARAVGENLVTVLGHATYYPRFGFTPASRFGIRAPFEVPDEAMMAMALDDTRAIPAGTIRYPAAFGV, encoded by the coding sequence ATGAACGACACCGGCATGCCCGACCACGCTCCTGGCACCGACCTGGACGCGGCCCACCTCCACCCCTACTCCACCACTGCGAACGGAACCATGACCACCTGGATCGCCCGCCCCGAAACCGCCGACGACATCCCCGCCATCCGGGAAATCGTCCTCGCGGCCTTTCCCACCGCCGCTGAGGCCGCGATCGTCGACGCCCTGCGCGCCGACCTGGATGCGTGGATCGACGGCCTGTCGATCGTCACCGCAGCCCCCGACGGCACCCCGGTGGGGTATGCGCTGCTCACCCGCTGCCACGTCGACGGCCATCCCGCCCTCACTCTGGGCCCGTGCGCGGTACTGCCGTCAGCCCAGCGAGGTGGTGCCGGCTCCGCGGCCATCCGCGCCGCCTTGGCCGCTGCCCGAGCCGTGGGGGAAAACCTCGTTACCGTCCTGGGGCACGCCACCTACTACCCGAGGTTCGGCTTCACGCCGGCTTCCCGCTTCGGCATCCGAGCCCCCTTCGAAGTCCCTGACGAGGCGATGATGGCCATGGCCCTGGACGACACCCGCGCCATCCCGGCGGGCACCATCCGGTACCCCGCCGCGTTCGGCGTCTGA
- the gyrA gene encoding DNA gyrase subunit A, which yields MTETMPPEHDRTEPVDIQQEMQRSYIEYAMSVIVSRALPDVRDGLKPVHRRVLYSMYDSGFRPDRGYNKCSRVVGDVMGNYHPHGDSAIYDALVRLAQPWSMRYPLIDGQGNFGSPGNDPAAAMRYTESRLDPLAMEMLRDIEEETVDFSPNYDGRTQEPDVLPARIPNLLVNGTSGIAVGMATNIPPHNLREVAEGVVWALDNWEAGDDETLAALMQRIKGPDFPTKGLILGTSGIEEAYRTGRGSIRMRAVVEVEEDTRGRTTLVVTELPYQVNPDNLVENIASLVRDGKLTGIADIADESNSRRGMRIVVTLKRDAVAKVVLNNLYKHTQLQYNFGVNMLALVDGVPRTLRLDQVVRHYVKHQIEVIVRRTRFRLRKAEERAHILRGLVKALDQLDEVIALIRRSPTVDEARTGLIELLDIDEIQATAILDMQLRRLAALERQKIVDELAEIELKIADLQDILDKPERQRQIVKDELTEIVDKFGDDRRTQIIPFDGEVSVEDLIAVEDVVVTITRTGYAKRTKTDLYRSQRRGGKGVQGAQLKQDDIVQHFFVCSTHDWILFFTNKGRVYRAKAYELPEANRAARGQHVANLLAFQPDETIAQIIEIPNYEVAPYLVLATKKGLVKKTRLSEFDSNRSGGLIGINLREGDELVGAVLAGPEDDLLLVSAEGQSIRFHATDETLRPMGRATSGVLGMRFNDGDELLALNVVKPDKFLLVATDGGYSKRTPIEDYPVQGRGGKGVLTIQHDRKRGRLVGALIVDADDELYAITSSGGVIRTPADQVRKAGRQTKGVRLINLGEGTTLLAVARNADEPSGVGNGEGNGGTEPVSEES from the coding sequence ATGACGGAAACCATGCCGCCGGAACACGACCGCACCGAGCCGGTCGACATCCAGCAGGAGATGCAGCGCTCCTACATCGAGTACGCGATGAGCGTGATCGTGTCGCGGGCGCTGCCGGACGTGCGTGACGGCCTCAAGCCGGTGCACCGCCGCGTGCTGTACTCCATGTACGACTCCGGTTTCCGGCCGGACCGCGGGTACAACAAGTGCTCGCGCGTGGTCGGCGACGTGATGGGCAACTACCACCCGCACGGCGACTCGGCGATCTACGACGCGCTCGTGCGCCTGGCCCAGCCCTGGTCGATGCGGTACCCGCTGATCGACGGCCAGGGCAACTTCGGCTCGCCGGGCAACGACCCCGCGGCGGCCATGCGGTACACCGAGTCGCGCCTCGACCCGCTCGCCATGGAGATGCTGCGGGACATCGAGGAAGAGACCGTCGACTTCTCGCCGAACTACGACGGCCGCACGCAGGAGCCGGACGTCCTGCCGGCGCGGATCCCGAACCTGCTGGTCAACGGCACCTCGGGTATCGCGGTCGGCATGGCGACCAACATCCCGCCGCACAACCTGCGCGAGGTCGCCGAGGGCGTGGTCTGGGCGCTGGACAACTGGGAAGCCGGCGACGACGAGACGCTCGCCGCGCTGATGCAGCGGATCAAGGGCCCGGACTTCCCCACGAAGGGCCTGATCCTCGGCACCTCCGGCATCGAGGAGGCGTACCGCACCGGCCGCGGCTCGATCCGGATGCGCGCGGTGGTGGAGGTCGAGGAGGACACGCGGGGCCGCACGACACTCGTCGTCACCGAGCTGCCCTACCAGGTCAACCCGGACAACCTGGTGGAGAACATCGCCAGCCTGGTGCGCGACGGCAAGCTGACCGGCATCGCGGACATCGCCGACGAGTCCAACAGCCGCCGCGGCATGCGGATCGTGGTCACGCTCAAGCGGGACGCGGTCGCCAAGGTCGTGCTGAACAACCTCTACAAGCACACGCAGCTCCAGTACAACTTCGGCGTCAACATGCTGGCCCTGGTCGACGGCGTGCCGCGGACCCTGCGGCTGGACCAGGTCGTCCGGCACTACGTCAAGCACCAGATCGAGGTCATCGTCCGGCGGACCCGCTTCCGCCTGCGCAAGGCCGAGGAACGCGCCCACATCCTGCGCGGCCTGGTCAAGGCCCTGGACCAGCTGGACGAGGTGATCGCCCTGATCCGGCGGTCGCCCACCGTCGACGAGGCCCGCACCGGCCTGATCGAGCTGCTGGACATCGACGAGATCCAGGCCACCGCGATCCTGGACATGCAGCTGCGCCGCCTGGCTGCCCTGGAACGCCAGAAGATCGTCGACGAGCTGGCCGAGATCGAGCTGAAGATCGCCGACCTGCAGGACATCCTGGACAAGCCGGAGCGCCAGCGGCAGATCGTCAAGGACGAGCTGACCGAGATCGTCGACAAGTTCGGCGACGACCGGCGCACCCAGATCATCCCGTTCGACGGCGAGGTGTCGGTCGAGGACCTGATCGCGGTCGAGGACGTGGTGGTCACCATCACGCGCACCGGCTACGCGAAGCGCACCAAGACCGACCTGTACCGGTCCCAGCGCCGCGGCGGCAAGGGCGTGCAGGGGGCGCAGCTGAAGCAGGACGACATCGTCCAGCACTTCTTCGTCTGCTCGACGCACGACTGGATCCTGTTCTTCACCAACAAGGGCCGCGTGTACCGCGCCAAGGCGTACGAACTGCCCGAGGCGAACCGCGCCGCGCGCGGCCAGCACGTGGCGAACCTGCTCGCGTTCCAGCCGGACGAGACGATCGCGCAGATCATCGAGATCCCGAACTACGAGGTCGCGCCGTACCTGGTGCTCGCCACCAAGAAGGGCCTGGTCAAGAAGACGCGGCTGAGCGAGTTCGACTCCAACCGCTCCGGCGGGCTGATCGGCATCAACCTGCGTGAGGGCGACGAGCTGGTCGGCGCCGTCCTCGCCGGGCCGGAGGACGACCTGCTGCTGGTGTCGGCGGAGGGCCAGTCGATCCGCTTCCACGCCACCGACGAGACGCTGCGGCCGATGGGCCGGGCCACCTCCGGCGTGCTCGGCATGCGGTTCAACGACGGTGACGAGCTGCTCGCCCTCAACGTGGTCAAGCCGGACAAGTTCCTGCTGGTCGCCACCGACGGCGGCTACTCAAAGCGCACGCCCATCGAGGACTACCCGGTGCAGGGCCGCGGCGGCAAGGGTGTGCTGACCATCCAGCACGACCGCAAACGTGGCAGGCTGGTGGGGGCGCTCATCGTCGACGCCGACGACGAGCTCTACGCCATCACCTCCAGTGGCGGGGTCATCCGCACGCCGGCGGACCAGGTGCGCAAGGCGGGCCGGCAGACCAAGGGTGTGCGGCTGATCAACCTCGGCGAGGGCACGACCCTTCTCGCCGTGGCGCGCAACGCCGACGAGCCCTCGGGCGTCGGTAATGGTGAAGGCAACGGAGGAACCGAACCCGTCTCGGAAGAGAGCTAA
- a CDS encoding dihydrofolate reductase family protein: protein MRKLILGFYVSLDGKSADGDNGIRDVMMSIDDPEQEEYFVDRLWEAGAFLMGRNTYEIMAGYWPNADHPSAKAMNEIPKVVFSRTLKSADDWPETRIASGDTAAEIAKLKAEPGKDLVAAGGTRFMHSLIKLGVVDEYRLWVLPAVTGKGAPLFPELDEAVKLRLVKSTAFPSGILELVYTPAEK from the coding sequence ATGCGGAAGTTGATTCTGGGTTTTTACGTGTCGCTCGACGGCAAGAGCGCTGACGGCGACAACGGGATCCGGGACGTCATGATGAGCATCGACGACCCCGAGCAGGAGGAGTACTTCGTCGACCGGCTGTGGGAAGCCGGCGCCTTCCTCATGGGCCGGAACACCTACGAGATCATGGCCGGTTACTGGCCCAACGCGGATCACCCGTCCGCCAAGGCGATGAACGAGATCCCCAAGGTCGTGTTCTCCCGCACGCTGAAGTCGGCCGACGACTGGCCCGAGACCCGGATCGCCAGCGGCGACACGGCAGCGGAGATCGCCAAGCTCAAGGCCGAGCCCGGCAAGGACCTCGTCGCCGCCGGCGGCACCCGGTTCATGCACTCGCTGATCAAGCTCGGTGTGGTCGACGAGTACCGGTTGTGGGTGCTCCCCGCCGTCACGGGCAAGGGCGCGCCGCTGTTCCCCGAGCTGGACGAGGCGGTGAAGCTGCGCCTGGTGAAGAGCACCGCCTTCCCGTCCGGAATCCTCGAACTGGTGTACACGCCGGCGGAGAAGTAG
- a CDS encoding DUF3566 domain-containing protein, with translation MTTPENPEQHGARSGDAGTPPWQRLSRDAGQSTTTEQPGGGYRDGWSPEGQAEKTVLYSNGDDQPVVTGSAAQGLFGNPATHDDALSGLRGQETVSVASAGTKGRSAPSALRRPGRGPRRASLQIKRFDPWSVLKLSLVLGVALFFVWLVAVGVLYTVLDGMGVWDKLNGTYSSLVSGEGAGATSESLISAGRVFGIAAILGAINIVLLSALATVSAFIYNVSADLAGGLEVTLSERE, from the coding sequence GTGACGACACCGGAGAACCCCGAACAGCACGGTGCGCGAAGCGGCGACGCGGGTACGCCACCCTGGCAGCGGCTGAGCCGCGACGCCGGTCAGAGCACGACCACCGAGCAGCCGGGCGGCGGCTACCGCGACGGATGGTCGCCGGAAGGCCAGGCCGAGAAAACTGTGCTGTACTCGAACGGTGACGACCAGCCCGTCGTCACCGGGTCGGCGGCGCAGGGACTGTTCGGCAACCCCGCGACGCACGACGACGCGTTGTCCGGGTTGAGGGGGCAGGAGACGGTGAGCGTGGCCAGTGCCGGCACCAAGGGCCGTTCGGCGCCGAGCGCGCTGCGCCGGCCCGGCCGCGGCCCACGACGGGCGAGCCTGCAGATCAAGCGGTTCGACCCGTGGTCGGTGCTGAAGCTGTCGCTGGTGCTCGGGGTCGCCTTGTTCTTCGTGTGGCTGGTCGCCGTCGGGGTGCTCTACACGGTGCTCGACGGCATGGGCGTGTGGGACAAGCTGAACGGCACGTACTCGTCCCTGGTGTCCGGCGAGGGCGCCGGCGCGACCAGCGAGTCGCTCATCAGCGCCGGCCGGGTGTTCGGCATCGCGGCCATCCTCGGCGCGATCAACATCGTGCTGCTCTCCGCGCTGGCCACGGTGAGCGCGTTCATCTACAACGTGTCCGCCGACCTGGCCGGCGGCCTTGAGGTGACCCTGTCGGAACGCGAGTAG